A region of Bicyclus anynana chromosome 15, ilBicAnyn1.1, whole genome shotgun sequence DNA encodes the following proteins:
- the LOC112046782 gene encoding sperm-associated antigen 7 homolog: MDLLGSILNSMQKPPSASEAQKKAMKKQKEAIERKQKEEKHILNKFCKRVEEKISNFIKDGTKLSLQFEPMDQMYRSVIRDVATTAGAQVYSFGQEGVDRYAVVYLKDKGPSEDELSVRREGGIWDEAKAAEMAERRKEMEKQAELDSLEEKSRKRKHGKEELSGTFYKQKYAHLIGQEAAIDAAQKTNMNKSYGEVPSENKKDLRSIEQTMADIRAKKVKKAETEKASADGESII, from the exons atggATCTTCTAGGCTCAATTTTGAATTCCATGCAAAAGCCTCCATCGGCAAGTGAGGCACAGAAGAAAGCGATGAAGAAACAAAAGGAGGCTATAGAACGTAAACAGAAAGAGGAGAAACACATTTTAAACAAGTTCTGTAAGAGAGTGGAAgagaaaataagtaattttataaaggaTGGCACTAAATTGTCCTTGCAGTTTGAGCCAATGGATCAAATGTACCGATCTGTCATCCGTGATGTAGCTACAACTGCTGGAGCTCAA GTATACTCATTTGGACAGGAAGGCGTAGACAGATATGCAGTTGTATACCTAAAAGACAAAGGTCCATCAGAAGACGAACTGAGCGTTCGTCGAGAAGGTGGCATTTGGGACGAGGCGAAGGCAGCAGAAATGGCAGAGAGACGTAAAGAAATGGAGAAGCAAGCAGAACTAGACAGCCTAGAGGAGAAATCTAGAAAACGCAAGCACGGTAAAGAAGAACTCAGCGGCACATTCTATAAGCAGAAGTACGCTCACCTGATTGGACAAGAAGCAGCTATTGATGCAGCACAGAAGACTAATATGAACAAAAGCTATGGAGAAGTGCCGAGTGAGAACAAAAAGGACTTGAGATCCATTGAACAGACAATGGCAGATATTAGAGCCAAGAAGGTGAAAAAAGCTGAGACAGAAAAAGCTAGTGCTGACGGTGAGAGTATTATTTGA